The genomic region TCAAGTTCATTCGGACTAAGCTTCTCTTCTTTCACGAAAAAAGAAACCATTTCTTTATAGGAATTCTTGAAATAATCACCGACAAAAGAGTTCATGAATTTCGCCTTATACTCCTCCGAAGTTATCAAAGGTTCATAGCGTTTTGCATTGGCATATTTCACCGCTTTTACATAGCCTTTTTTTTCCAAATTCCGGATGGTTGAGGCCAAAGTTGTATAAGGCATTTCATCGGATTTTAGGTTGTCTAGGATGTCGCGAATGAAGCCACCCTCTAATTGCCAAATAGATAGCATCGCTTCTTCTTCCTGTATTGTTAACTTCTCCATACATCTACTGATTTTTCACTAATTTACGAGTTTTTCGTAGATGTCCAAATATTTTAACATTTTTTGTTGTTTTTCTTGACTTAACTGACTCGTTTTATGCTAGATAATGGCTATTAAATTTTCCAAGAAAGAAAACAATTAAATTGTAATGACTTTTTGCATGAATAAGTCAATAAATCGTTCCTAAAATGACGAGATTGTGTCATTTTGATGTGGCGGGCAGTTAGATTTTATAAATCAATTTCATACATTTGTGTATACGACTTTTAGTAATACTACAATTAATACAAGAAATTGACTATGTCTGAAACAGCATCTATTAACTTAAATGGCTCTTCTTATGAGTTCCCAGTGATTACGGGTACTGAAAATGAGAAAGCAATTGATATTTCAAAATTAAGAGATCAATCGGGTTACATCACATTAGACCCCGGTTATAAAAATACAGGCGCGACAAAGAGTGCCATTACCTTCTTAGATGGTGAAAAAGGTATCCTTCATTATAGAGGATATGCTATTGAAGAATTAGCAGAAAAGTCAACTTTCTTAGAGGTTGCCTATTTATTGATTTACGGCGAACTTCCTTCGAAAGAAGTATTAGAGAAATTCCGCGCTGATATCCGTGCGCAAATGATGATCCATGAAGACATGAAAAACTTCTTCACCGGATTCCCATCAAAATCTCACCCAATGGGTCAGTTATCATGTTTAGTAGGTGTTTTATCATCTTTCTATCCTGAATCACTAAACCCGAACCAATCTGATGAAGAAGAGGATAAAATGATCATCAACTTACTAGCTAAGATGCCAACGATCGTTTCTTGGATTCAGAAGAAATCATTAGGTCATCCGGTTGTTTATCCTAAAAACAACTTCGGTTATATCGAGAACTTCCTGAACATGATTTTTGGAGAAGTTAATCAAGAGAAAACGTTCGATCCATTAGTGATCGAAGCAATGCACAAATTATTGATTTTACATGCAGACCACGAGCAGAACTGTTCAACATCAACTGTACGTATCGTAGGATCATCAAATGCAAATATGTATGCTTCTATCTCTGCTGGTATTAATGCCTTATGGGGACCTCTTCATGGTGGTGCTAACCAAGCGGTAATCGAAATGTTGGAAGCGATTAAGGAAGATGGTGGTGATGCTGAGAAATACTTAGCAAAAGCAAAAGACAAGAACGATCCTTTCCGTTTAATGGGATTCGGTCACCGTGTCTACAAGAACTTCGATCCTCGTGCGAAAATCATCAAGAAAGCTTGTGATGACGTGTTAGAGAAATTGGGAGTTAATGACCCTGTTTTAGAGATCGCTAAGAAATTAGAAGAAGCAGCATTAAGCGACCAGTACTTCATCGACCGTAAATTATATCCAAACGTTGACTTCTATTCAGGTATCATCTACCGCGCATTAGGATTCAACTCTGATATGTTTACTGTATTATTTGCGCTAGGTCGTCTTCCAGGATGGATTGCACAATGGAAAGAAATGCGTGATAATAAAGAGCCTATCGGTCGTCCAAGACAAGTATACACTGGTGCAACATTACGCCCTTACGTAAGCATCAAAGATAGATAAGAAAACACTTTTCAATTTTATAAGGAGAAGGGATAGTCGAGTAACATTGGCTATCCCTTTTTTAGTACTTAGTAGCTAGTATTTAGTAGTTAGTAGTTAGACCTATAGTGGGATAGCCTACGCTAGTGAGTATAATGCACAAAAAAAGGCGTCCATCTATTGGCGCCTAAGTCTTTATACTAAATACTAGTTAGACCTATAGTGGGATAGCCTACGCTAGTGAGTATAAGGCACAAAAAAAGGCGTCCATCTATTGGCGCCTAAGGTCTTTATACTAAATACTAGTTAGACCTATAGTGGGATAGCCTACGCTAGTGAGTATAATGCACAAAAAAAGGCGCCCATCTATTGGCGCCCTAGGTCTTTATACTAAATACTAGTTAGACCTATAGTGGGATAGCCTACGCTAGTGAGTATAATGCACAAAAAAAGGCGTCCATCTATTGGCGCCTAAGGTCTTTATACTAAATACTAAGTACTAACTACTATCTCACTGATATTCGTTTCACGACTGTCTCTGAACCGCTCATCACCCTTACGAAGTAAATACCTTCTTTCAGTTTGGCACTGGAGTCGAAGTTTACGTTTTGAGTTCCTGCGTCTAAATCACCATTGTGTAAAGCTAAGACTTCATTACCAAGCGCGTCCATGACCTTGATTGACACATGGCTGTTTTTGCTTAATTTGAAATTTACTGTTACTTGATCAGCGATAGGATTGTAATAAACTTTAACGTTATTGATTAATTTATCAGACTCTTCCGCAATAACTGCTACACGATTAGCGTTTCTATTTTTAGCGGAGATCAAACTTTGTTTAGTTGCGCCAGTTTTAGTCGTATCGGCTTGGAATGTATTTGCTTGGGCAAAGCCAATAAACATCCATAATACCAGGGTATTCATGATGCTAATACGTGCTATTTTACTCCATTCAAAATTCATTCTATCCTTTGGATTATTAACGCTAGGTTATGGTTTAATCAAAAGTAATAATTAATTCCATACTTCCTATTACAAAAGTACATCTTTTTTCATTTTTTGACAGACGAAAACTACAGTGTTTAACAATTTTTAACAGGAAATTACGTTGTCGCATAAAAAGTTGTAATTTCGAACGTTTTTTAATCATTAGATCACATAAATAACAGCTATGTCCACAGATCACAAACACGCCCTTCACAGGGTCAGTATGGGCGGTTTATTAATAAGTTTAGGGATCATATTCGGCGACATCGGGACCTCTCCTCTTTACGTTTTCAAGGCAATTTTCAATAAAGGTGAAGTCCAAGAACTAATGGTTTATGGGGGGCTTTCCTGTATTTTCTGGACCCTGACGTTACAAACCACAATCAAATATGTATTGATTGTGTTAAATGCGGACAATAAAGGTGAAGGTGGGATTCTTTCTCTTTTCTCGCTTGTTCGAAAAAGAGCGAAATGGCTCATCATCCCGGCTATTATCGGAGCGAGTACTCTACTCGCTGATGGTATGATTACCCCAGCCATCACGATATCTTCGGCCGTCGAGGGTTTAGCCATCAAAAATCCAGGCTTGCCGACCATCCCCATTGTGGTCTTGATTATCTCCTTGCTGTTCCTTATCCAACGTTTTGGAACCAATATCGTAGGCCGTGTATTCGGTCCTTTAATGTTCATCTGGTTCAGCACTATTGGGGTTTTAGGGCTCTCCTATTTGGGACATTCCCCGGAGATCTGGAAGTCTATAAACCCATATTACGCTTATCAATTATTAGCAAACTACCCGAATGCTTGGTTTATTGTGGGAGCAATCTTCCTTTGTACGACCGGTGCGGAGGCCTTGTATTCTGATATGGGACACTGCGGAAAGAATAACATCCGTATTAGCTGGATCTTCGTCAAACTGATGTTGATCTTCAATTACTTCGGACAGGGAGCATGGCTATTGGAGAATAAAGGTCTTGTCTTAGGCGAGATCAACCCTTTTTATGCTATTATGCCAGATTGGTTTGTCGTATGGGGTGTAACCATCGCTACGATTGCGGCCGTTATTGCCAGCCAGGCGATGATTTCCGGCTCCTTCACGCTGATTGCCGAAGCCGTTCGATTGAATATATGGCCAAAGGTTGCCATTCGTTATCCCAGCGACCATAAAGGGCAAATTTATGTTCCTTCGGTCAACCTGATACTCTATCTAGGCTGTATGCTCATCATTGTTATTTTCCGAGAGTCTAGCAATATGGAGGCCGCTTACGGTCTGTCTATCAATATGACCTTCATCATGACCACCATTCTGATGGCTGCATTTATGCTTCGGAAGAAAATCAACATTGCCCTTGTTGCTTTGTTTACAGGTGTCTATATGATTATCGAGCTTGCCTTCCTGATGGGTAACATTAGTAAAATTGCCCATGGTGGATGGTTGACCTTGTTATTGGCGGCAACCCTGTTTGTTGTTATGTACGCATGGTTTGGTGCAAGAAAAATCAAGAATCGCTTTGTGAAGTTTGTCAATGTGAAAGACTATTACGACATCCTTGCTGAGTTGAGCGAAGACAAGTCTGTTCCACAGTTTTCATCGCATCTTGTTTATTTAACCTCTGCAAACAATATCCATGAGGTGGAGTCTAAGATTACCTACTCGATCATCAACAAGAAGCCTAAGCGTGCCGATGTTTATTGGTTAGCTCACGTGGACGTCATGGACAACCCTCATACCCGCGAATATAAAGTGACTCAACTGATTCCTGGAAAACTGATCCGAATAGATTTCCACCTAGGGTTCCGTGTGGAACAGAAGATCAGTTTGCTATTTCGCAAGGTCGTTGAAGAGATGGTTAAAAATGGAGAAATTGATATCACCAGCCATTACGATACATTGAGAAAACATAACATCCCAGGCGACTTCAACTTCGTTGTCTTGGAGAAAGTAATCTCTAAAACGCACTTCCTGAAGTGGAATGAAAAAGTAATACTAGAAATCTATAAGATCCTAAAGAAATTCAGTCTATCCGAAGAGAAAGGATTTGGACTAGATAGTAGCTTTGTCACCTTGGAACGCGTCCCACTGACGATTCCAAACACAGAAGATGTACAGTTAAAACGACTATAATAAAAGCATACATATTTCTATCGAAACACCAACCGGAGTGAATTTCTTGATGGATTTTGAAAACAGATACTTTCATAAAAAAAAGCCCCATCACGGAGGGCTTTTTTTTATGATGTATAGAGATTAACTTTCCGTCGCTCTCTTGTTAAGTTTCGAATGCTTATAACCATAAGCGAAGTAAATGATCAAACCGATCAGCAACCAAATCACGAAGATAATCCAATTGCTTGCGCCTAGTTCGGACATTAAATAAAGGTTGATCAAAACCCCGATTACAGGCAATAGGGAAAAATTGTACTTAAAACTCATCACACTCATGACCGCCCAAGTAAGCCAGAAGATAATGACAAGTGATTTGTGAATCAGGATCTTTGCCGAACCCATCTCTAACCAATGCGAAAGGTTTTCATCGCTGTACTTATAGGTCAAGATCAATGCAACAATCATCCCCAACCCTACGATGTACTTGCCGTTGATATAAGGCACTTTAAACTTCGACTTCTCCGAAATACCCGCATGGTCCATATACAACACGCCGGCACAAACCAGAATAAATGCAAAGAAAGTACCTACGCTAGTCAGGTCTACGAAAAAGTCCATCTTAAAGAATAAGGCCGGAATAGCCACCACAAAACCCGTAACTATAGTCGCAAAGGAAGGGGTCTTGTATTTCGGGTGTATCGTTGAAAACTTCTTCCACAACAAGCCATCTCTACTCATGGTCATCCAAATTCTTGGTTGAGCCAATTGGAAAACCAACAATGCCGAAGTAATCGCAATAACCGAGGTTACTGAGATAATACCGGCCATATGGTCAAATCCAACATACGAGAAGACGTAAGCCAAAGGATCTTTAACATTCAATTCTTTGTAATTCACCATCCCTGTCAACACCAAGGTAATCGCCACATAAAGCACCGCGCATATCACCAAACAATAAATCATTGCCCGTGGAAGATCGCGTTGTGGATTCTTACACTCTTCAGCCGTAGTAGAGATCGAGTCAAAACCAATGAACGCAAAGAACACCGCTGCAACCCCGCTCATGACACCCGCCAAACCATTCGGCGCAAAAGGCGTCCAGTTCTCCGGTTTAACGAAAAAAATACCACCAATGATAACAGCGAGGATAATCCCCACCTTAATCATCACCATGATATTACTAGCGCGTTGCGATTCCTTGATTCCTATATAAACCAGCGCCGTCACCAATACCGTGATCAAACCTGCAGGCATATCAAAAATTATAGGGATGTCTAAGAATCGTGGTGCTGTTTCGTATGCCTGTAGGGCTACTTTCTCAATATTTTCCAATTGAGCCGCCCCTACTTCTAAGGATTTCGCATGGGCCTCCAGCGCATAGCCCGGAGCCATCGTCATCCATTTCGGGAGATGTATACCAAATCCCTCCAGCATGGAAACAAAATATTGCGACCATGAAATGGCCACAACCATATTGGAAACCGCGTATTCGAGTACCAAAGCCCAGCCGATGATCCAGGCGAATAGCTCACCAAAAGCAACATAAGCATAGGTGTAAGCACTACCTGATACGGGAACTGTACTCGCAAATTGTGCATAAGACAGTGCGGTAAACACACATGCAAATGCCACGAATACAAAAAGAAGTGAGACCGCAGGGCCTCCGTTATAACTTGCTAAGCCGATAGTAGAGAAGATTCCAGCTCCAACTATCGCCGCAATGCCTAATGAAATTAAATCTCGAACGCCTAGTATTTTTGCTAGGCCTGAACCGCCATGTTCAGCATCGGAAAGTATCTGATCTACGCTTTTCTTGCGGAACAGTCTATTTGCCATATTTTAGTAAATTATTGGAGTGAGAAAACAAAAGTCTAAAAAATTATGATAAATATGTCATATTATCCTGAATATATACATAGATATCTCTAAAGTTCTGAAGATGATCAGCCTCGTATTCCATTAGCACTTTGCTCAAATTCTGATGATATTCAGGTGTGGTTTGAAAATCCCAAACACGCTTAGAAATGTTGAAAAGCGGTTTGGAGATATGCTCTATATATTTATAGTCGAAAATATAGCGTGATTCTATAAATCGATCGTAAAAATGATAAAAGCCCTCAATGTCGGTTACACCGATAGTCAATAGATAATTCTTCAGAACTGTTCGATTCACATGTTCCAAATGCTCATACAAACGACCTACATTAACCAAGTTATGCTTGATCAACAAATGATCGAGTAACAGCTCTATTGCTATATGCGCTAGGAAAGAAGCTCGGATTGGGAGGCCCTCCAGCACAGGCTCCAGCTTCTTGCGCAAATTATGACAATGATCCAGAAAAAACTCACTACTATGGAAAAGCTTATCTACTTCAACATGCCGATACCAACCTTCGGATATCGCCATACTAAGCGGGTGTATAAAAAGCTCTTCTTCGAAACGCTGCGGATGGAATACATATGTTTTATCCACATTCTTCAGTAAATCTGGAAGCAAAGATCCCAGCACACGTTCCGATTGAGTGGCATATCGTTCGAAATAGAAATGAGAAAGAAAGTTCATCCTATCCTGGTCATTATCCTATAAATTATCCGTAAGATACAGTAATATCTCGTATCTTTGCAACTTAATTAAAAAATATTAAGGGCTAAACTATGAGCTTTGTAGAAGAATTACGTTGGAGAGGCATGCTCCAAGACATCATGCCAGGCACAGAGGAATTGTTGAATAAAGAACAAGTTGCTGGCTATATAGGATTCGATCCTACAGGAGATTCACTACACGTAGGCCATTTAACCCAAATCATGACCCTAATCCACTTCCAACATGCTGGACACAAACCAGTAGCGCTTGTTGGTGGCGCAACGGGAATGATTGGCGACCCTTCATTTAAATCAGCTGAAAGAAATCTTTTAGACGAAACAACACTGAATCACAACGTAGCATGTTTGAAAAAACAGCTCGCGAAGTTCTTAAACTTCGGAGAATGTGAAACCGACGCAAAGATGGTCAACAACTACGACTGGTTTAAGGATTTTAAATTCTTAGATTTTATTCGTGATGTGGGTAAGCTGATTACCGTGAATTACATGATGTCCAAAGATTCTGTTAAGAAACGTTTGGAGGGTGACAATGGTCTATCTTTTACCGAATTTACCTATCAACTAATTCAAGGTTATGATTTCTATTATCTATGGAAACACCACAACTGTAAAATCCAAATGGGTGGTTCCGATCAATGGGGAAATATTGTAACAGGTAGCGAGATGATCCGTCGTCAGGACCAAGGAACTGCCTATGCATTGACTACGCAATTGATCAAGAAAGCAGATGGTCAGAAGTTTGGTAAAACAGAATCGGGTGCTGTGTGGTTAGATGCTAAGAAAACATCGCCATATAAGTACTATCAATTCTGGTTGAACACCTCTGATGATGATGCTAAAAACTGGATCAAGATCTTTACCTTACTTCCTAAGGAAGAAATCGAGGCAATCATTACAGAGCACGATGCTGCACCGCACTTACGTGTGGTTCAAAAGGCATTAGCAAAAGATATCACAATCAGAACGCACTCGGAAAAAGATTATGAAACGGCTGTAAAAACTTCAGAATTCTTGTTCGGAAACGGCTCATTAGAATTCTTAGCAGACCTGGATCATGAGGCTGTGTTAGAAGTATTCGACGGAGTTCCGCAGTTCGATCTGGCAAAAGACAAGTTAGCTGCAGGCATCAATGTATTGGATCTGTTAGCAGTTGATACGGCTGTGTTCCCTTCAAAAGGAGAAGCTCGCAAAATGCTACAAGGTGGTGGAGTATCTTTGAACAGAGAAAAACTTACCGATATCGAGCAAGTTGTCAACGAATCAAACTTGATTAATAACAAGTATTTGGTTATCCAACGTGGTAAGAAAAACTACTACTTGGTAACTGTTGCTTAGTCAAGGTATACGATATAAAAAAGGGCCGATCGATGATCGGCCCTTTTTTATATGGTTTAATTATGTTCAATGATTTGGATTTCATAATCTGGCATGGTCATCCCATCCACATTGAAAACAATCCTTGGTATCAAAAACACCGTATAAACGCCTCTATCCTTAGGTCGGAAAGAAATAGACATTTGTGAGAGCTCGCTATCGTTCTCAAACTGAAACCGCACTTGCGCGGTCTCAAACTCGTAAAAACTAGTCACCTCCTGTGCAGAAAGCACTCTATCTCCCGCGCTTGCGGTTTGTCCTTCCTTCACTTTGAAGTCAATACGATGGTTATTCGCGAAGTTTGCTATCCTAATTTTAGCTTTCCCAACCGGTGGAGCAATCATATCATCTTCCACCACTTTCATCTGTACATTATCCTTACCGTAAAAAAACGCGGAATAAATCTTCCCCGGATCAACCAAATGCTCGCCTCGGAAAACCTCCACTTTTTTATCTTTATCATAAAGACTGATGGTTCTTCTGCCTGGGAAAACGCTTTTATGCTTCACCGCACCGCCCATATCAAAGTATTCTCCAGAATTGATTACGCGGTCGTCAATCTTCATATCCAGCCCCAAGCTGCGATATATCGCATTGAATCCTGCAACACCCGAAAATGATTGACCATCCAACGGAGCATCACTCAAGCTATCTTTCTGACAACTAATCAGGAGGAAAGCAGACAACAGAGCAAGGGAAAATAGCTTAGCGTTTCTTAGAAAATTCATATCAACAAAAAAGAATTATTATTTATTCTATCTAACGAGTTTGGAAAGCTTATTGCTACAAGGATAGATAAATCAAATCAATCAACGCAAACAATTCTGTCATTTTTTTTTAAGTTTGTAGAAGAAAAATAGCGTCATTTACATGGCTAAATTAAATACATTTAAAAACGGTAGTGGATCGACAGGGACAAAGAAGGCTAAGAATACTACTTTATCCTATCAAAAACGAAGCGCACGAAAATCATTTGACCAAATAAACTTCTCTGAGGGACAGCGTAAAGCGTTGAAGATCTTAGGATTATTTCTTTTGTTACTTGCTGGACTTTTCGCAGTTGCTTTTATATCTTATTTATTTACTTGGAAAGCAGACCAAAGCTATATCGCTGCCACCAATGGCGGATGGAGCACATTACTCAATACGGCAGATGAGCTTCATGATGAAAACACAGAAATACCTTTGGTAGAAAATAAACTCGGAAAGTTTGGGGCATTATTGGCGAATCAATTTATTTATCAATGGTTCGGCGTGGCTTCTTTTCTTTTTATCGTCGTGCTATTCGTTATCGGTTATAAATTCTTGTACAAGAAATCCATCCTCCCGGTTTGGAAGACCTTATTGTATTCCGCAGTAACGATCCTGTTTCTTTCGGTAACATTCGGCTTTATTCAAGATTTCATATACGATACACCGCATATCCTGGAAGGTAAATTTGGCTTCTGGACAAACCAAATCCTAAAGTCACAAGTGGGTGTTGTCGGAACTGCAGGGCTATTGATCTTTATTCTTTTGACGGCGCTGGTGCTGCTTTATAACCTCGATCTGAAATGGTCTTTCCAGAGCAATAAAGGCGAAGTGGAAGAAGACGAAGAGGAGGATGAGGAATTTATTGAAGACAGCCTGACAAGCCACAGCAATACCATCAATAAGCAAAGGACGAACGAGGTCGCGACGCATACTTATTCGCATCCTGTTGAAGAGCCGAGCGCTCGCAATAGTTTCACAGAGAAAGAAGAAATCCAAGAACCGGAAGATTTAACCGTTTCGTTACCACTCTCTGTCAACACGCCCAAACCGACGCCTGTTGCCTCTGTGGTAGAGTCAGATGAAATTGCATTCAGTATCGAAGAACCTGAATTTGAAGAGCCAGAAGAAACCGCAGTTGGACCTGACCTGACCGTAGCCAAAGTGGTCGAGGAAAAAGCCATTTCGGCGAATGATTTGGTTGAAAAGTTCGGCGAATACGATCCTAAGCTTGACCTATCGGGATATAAATACCCTACGCTAGACTTGCTAAAGGAATACGGCACTGGAAAGATCACCATCAACCAGCAAGAGTTAGAAGCAAACAAAAACAGAATTGTCGAAACGCTGCGTAACTATAGTATCGAAATCGAACATATCAAGGCGACTATTGGTCCAACCGTAACGCTTTACGAGATTATCCCGAAACCGGGTGTCCGTATTTCGAAGATCAAAAACCTGGAAGATGATATCGCCTTAAGCTTAGCAGC from Sphingobacterium sp. BN32 harbors:
- a CDS encoding DNA translocase FtsK, which codes for MAKLNTFKNGSGSTGTKKAKNTTLSYQKRSARKSFDQINFSEGQRKALKILGLFLLLLAGLFAVAFISYLFTWKADQSYIAATNGGWSTLLNTADELHDENTEIPLVENKLGKFGALLANQFIYQWFGVASFLFIVVLFVIGYKFLYKKSILPVWKTLLYSAVTILFLSVTFGFIQDFIYDTPHILEGKFGFWTNQILKSQVGVVGTAGLLIFILLTALVLLYNLDLKWSFQSNKGEVEEDEEEDEEFIEDSLTSHSNTINKQRTNEVATHTYSHPVEEPSARNSFTEKEEIQEPEDLTVSLPLSVNTPKPTPVASVVESDEIAFSIEEPEFEEPEETAVGPDLTVAKVVEEKAISANDLVEKFGEYDPKLDLSGYKYPTLDLLKEYGTGKITINQQELEANKNRIVETLRNYSIEIEHIKATIGPTVTLYEIIPKPGVRISKIKNLEDDIALSLAALGIRIIAPMPGKGTIGIEVPNSSPEMVSMRSILATEKFQKTEMDLPIALGKTISNEVYIADLAKMPHLLVAGATGQGKSVGINAILTSLLFKKHPAELKFVLVDPKKVELSLFKKIERHFLAKLPNEDEAIITDTKKVINTLNSLCIEMDQRYDLLKNAQVRNLKEYNAKFINRRLNPEEGHRFLPFIVLIIDEFADLMMTAGKEVETPIARLAQLARAVGIHLVIATQRPSVNIITGTIKANFPARLAFRVLSKVDSRTILDSGGADQLIGRGDMLLATGSDLIRIQCAFVDTPEVDEVSEFIGSQRGYPSAHYLPEYVDPNGDGEGISDFDPADRDQLFEEAARLIVMHQQGSTSLIQRKLKLGYNRAGRIIDQLEAAGIVGPFEGSKAREVLYPDDYSLEQYLETLRKDN
- a CDS encoding BlaI/MecI/CopY family transcriptional regulator, which produces MEKLTIQEEEAMLSIWQLEGGFIRDILDNLKSDEMPYTTLASTIRNLEKKGYVKAVKYANAKRYEPLITSEEYKAKFMNSFVGDYFKNSYKEMVSFFVKEEKLSPNELEEIMDMIRNNKS
- a CDS encoding citrate synthase, whose protein sequence is MSETASINLNGSSYEFPVITGTENEKAIDISKLRDQSGYITLDPGYKNTGATKSAITFLDGEKGILHYRGYAIEELAEKSTFLEVAYLLIYGELPSKEVLEKFRADIRAQMMIHEDMKNFFTGFPSKSHPMGQLSCLVGVLSSFYPESLNPNQSDEEEDKMIINLLAKMPTIVSWIQKKSLGHPVVYPKNNFGYIENFLNMIFGEVNQEKTFDPLVIEAMHKLLILHADHEQNCSTSTVRIVGSSNANMYASISAGINALWGPLHGGANQAVIEMLEAIKEDGGDAEKYLAKAKDKNDPFRLMGFGHRVYKNFDPRAKIIKKACDDVLEKLGVNDPVLEIAKKLEEAALSDQYFIDRKLYPNVDFYSGIIYRALGFNSDMFTVLFALGRLPGWIAQWKEMRDNKEPIGRPRQVYTGATLRPYVSIKDR
- a CDS encoding amino acid permease, translated to MANRLFRKKSVDQILSDAEHGGSGLAKILGVRDLISLGIAAIVGAGIFSTIGLASYNGGPAVSLLFVFVAFACVFTALSYAQFASTVPVSGSAYTYAYVAFGELFAWIIGWALVLEYAVSNMVVAISWSQYFVSMLEGFGIHLPKWMTMAPGYALEAHAKSLEVGAAQLENIEKVALQAYETAPRFLDIPIIFDMPAGLITVLVTALVYIGIKESQRASNIMVMIKVGIILAVIIGGIFFVKPENWTPFAPNGLAGVMSGVAAVFFAFIGFDSISTTAEECKNPQRDLPRAMIYCLVICAVLYVAITLVLTGMVNYKELNVKDPLAYVFSYVGFDHMAGIISVTSVIAITSALLVFQLAQPRIWMTMSRDGLLWKKFSTIHPKYKTPSFATIVTGFVVAIPALFFKMDFFVDLTSVGTFFAFILVCAGVLYMDHAGISEKSKFKVPYINGKYIVGLGMIVALILTYKYSDENLSHWLEMGSAKILIHKSLVIIFWLTWAVMSVMSFKYNFSLLPVIGVLINLYLMSELGASNWIIFVIWLLIGLIIYFAYGYKHSKLNKRATES
- a CDS encoding KUP/HAK/KT family potassium transporter encodes the protein MSTDHKHALHRVSMGGLLISLGIIFGDIGTSPLYVFKAIFNKGEVQELMVYGGLSCIFWTLTLQTTIKYVLIVLNADNKGEGGILSLFSLVRKRAKWLIIPAIIGASTLLADGMITPAITISSAVEGLAIKNPGLPTIPIVVLIISLLFLIQRFGTNIVGRVFGPLMFIWFSTIGVLGLSYLGHSPEIWKSINPYYAYQLLANYPNAWFIVGAIFLCTTGAEALYSDMGHCGKNNIRISWIFVKLMLIFNYFGQGAWLLENKGLVLGEINPFYAIMPDWFVVWGVTIATIAAVIASQAMISGSFTLIAEAVRLNIWPKVAIRYPSDHKGQIYVPSVNLILYLGCMLIIVIFRESSNMEAAYGLSINMTFIMTTILMAAFMLRKKINIALVALFTGVYMIIELAFLMGNISKIAHGGWLTLLLAATLFVVMYAWFGARKIKNRFVKFVNVKDYYDILAELSEDKSVPQFSSHLVYLTSANNIHEVESKITYSIINKKPKRADVYWLAHVDVMDNPHTREYKVTQLIPGKLIRIDFHLGFRVEQKISLLFRKVVEEMVKNGEIDITSHYDTLRKHNIPGDFNFVVLEKVISKTHFLKWNEKVILEIYKILKKFSLSEEKGFGLDSSFVTLERVPLTIPNTEDVQLKRL
- the tyrS gene encoding tyrosine--tRNA ligase; the protein is MSFVEELRWRGMLQDIMPGTEELLNKEQVAGYIGFDPTGDSLHVGHLTQIMTLIHFQHAGHKPVALVGGATGMIGDPSFKSAERNLLDETTLNHNVACLKKQLAKFLNFGECETDAKMVNNYDWFKDFKFLDFIRDVGKLITVNYMMSKDSVKKRLEGDNGLSFTEFTYQLIQGYDFYYLWKHHNCKIQMGGSDQWGNIVTGSEMIRRQDQGTAYALTTQLIKKADGQKFGKTESGAVWLDAKKTSPYKYYQFWLNTSDDDAKNWIKIFTLLPKEEIEAIITEHDAAPHLRVVQKALAKDITIRTHSEKDYETAVKTSEFLFGNGSLEFLADLDHEAVLEVFDGVPQFDLAKDKLAAGINVLDLLAVDTAVFPSKGEARKMLQGGGVSLNREKLTDIEQVVNESNLINNKYLVIQRGKKNYYLVTVA
- a CDS encoding DUF4397 domain-containing protein, which produces MNFLRNAKLFSLALLSAFLLISCQKDSLSDAPLDGQSFSGVAGFNAIYRSLGLDMKIDDRVINSGEYFDMGGAVKHKSVFPGRRTISLYDKDKKVEVFRGEHLVDPGKIYSAFFYGKDNVQMKVVEDDMIAPPVGKAKIRIANFANNHRIDFKVKEGQTASAGDRVLSAQEVTSFYEFETAQVRFQFENDSELSQMSISFRPKDRGVYTVFLIPRIVFNVDGMTMPDYEIQIIEHN
- a CDS encoding T9SS type A sorting domain-containing protein, giving the protein MNFEWSKIARISIMNTLVLWMFIGFAQANTFQADTTKTGATKQSLISAKNRNANRVAVIAEESDKLINNVKVYYNPIADQVTVNFKLSKNSHVSIKVMDALGNEVLALHNGDLDAGTQNVNFDSSAKLKEGIYFVRVMSGSETVVKRISVR